The Maridesulfovibrio sp. genomic sequence TGGGTTGCTCTCGGTGCACTGACAGACAGTCTCTGGAATGACCACCGTCCGACATTCTCAATTTGTGAAACCCGTCTGCCTCATGACGGCGAAGATTTTGACGACTGGGTGAACTCACTTAAAGCAGATCGGGCTGGAGTTGCCCACCGCTTTGTCTCTGTTTGCGCTGCATTCGGTGAAATAACCAACCGTACAGGCAAAAGTGAACTCCGAAATGCTGGAGGCCTGTTGGTCGGGCGTATTTTGGAAGTCCCTGTACAGCGCGACATCGGTCGCGTCATGGATCAGGGCATTTCTGGTCTTAAGTTACTGGATAGCTATGGTGATGGAATCCAGAGAGCCCTTGAAACAGCGGGGTTTATTACTGCTGTCAGGTATTCAGGGCTGAATTCCGCTTACTGGGGCGATGCAAGGACACTGGCTGAAGACACTTCGGATTATCGGTTTCTTGAAGTCCTCAGGGTTGTTTTCAAAGGTGTCCGACTGCTCAGAATTCAGGCTCTTAAATCATTGAAAAGTGAAGCTGGCGACCCGACACAAGGAGCTGATGCTGCTGGTCTGGCTACTTTACGAACCAATCTTGAAAACGCCTTGGACACCATGGTCAACGCCAAGCCGAAAGAATTGGCCGCTTACGACATCTCCATTCCTGACGGTCAGGATATCGCTAATAACGGTGTTGCTGTTGAAGCTGAATTTATCGGTATCCCCATTATCAAGAAGATTAAAATCTTTGCGAACTATGTATACGCCGGAAGCAGGTTTGACCCGCGGTTAAGCTCAAAGGCGGCATAAGGAGAGCTTATGGCAGACAGCGATAACGTCAATATCAACGGCAATTCTTACGACTGGGAAGGCGTGACCATCAGCGGCCCGCAGGGAGTGCTGACTGGAATATCCGAACTTAACTGGTCATCCGAAAAACCCAAAAAGGATACCTACGGCAAAGGCGCTGTGCGCAGAGGCCAGACACGTGGCAACTATTCAGCAAAGTTCGACATGGTTTTGGACCCTGACGAATATGATGACCTGATCAGTTCCTTGTCCGGTGGCATTTATGACAGTCAGTTTGATTTTGCAGTGATCATGGAGGGCAACCGCCAGCATGAAATAGTGCTGAAACAAATGACTGTTGATAGCTTAACCGACGGAGCCAAAAACGGTGACGGCGAAATAACTCAAAAATTGTCCGGCAAAGTCAAGATGATCCACAGAGACGGCAAGCCGGAATACGAGGAGAAATAAGACATGGCAGAAGAAACAAAAGGCAAATTGACCGAAAGCTCAAAGGGCAGCAAGTATAAGCCATTTACCAGCAAATATGATGATTTCGATGAAAAAGAAGTCGAGATTACTCACCACTTCCGCAAGCCCGGTCGTAAAGAACTGATCACCCTGTCCAAAGCAACCAAGGCAAAACAGTTCGATACCCTGTCCAAGGTTTTGGGACACATGGTTGACCCTAAAGAAAAAAATGAACTGCTTACAACAACCCTCGAGGAAGAGCCTATGCTGGTTTTAGCGTTTGCTGAAGCTATCATGCAGCGTTGTGGGCACGGCTCCGTAGAACTGGGAAACTAGATGAAATCAGGGCGGACTTAAACAAGCCCGTCCTGATTTATTCGGACCTGATCAAATATTATCTGCATGAACAGCCTGTCGATGGTCTGGAGGAATTCAAATATCAGGCAGCGCGGGCGCTCAACATAGAAGAAAGATTCCATAAACAGACAGCAATACACCTAAGCAAACTCTTTGGAACAGAAGGACAATAGACAGCATGGAAATTTTCGACGTTTTCGCCACTTTCGGCATACTGGACAATATAAGCGGCCCGCTAGGCGGCATTCGTCAGGGCTTCGCTCAGACTGAAGCCGCTGGCGGTCGCTTGTCCTCCGCCATGGGATCACTAACAAAATCCTTGCTACCTTTTATTGCCGCTGCTGGAATATTCCTAGCCACCCTTGCTCCTGCGGTCGGAACGGCCGCTAATTTTGAGGCTGCTATTTCCGGCGTGGGGTCTGTCTCCGGTGCGTCTGTTGTTGAAATGCAGAAGCTGGAGCAGGCCGCGCTTGACCTTGGAGCCTCGACAGCCTGGTCAGCTTCCGAAGTGGCCAGCGCAGAAAAGAGTCTGGCTATGGCCGGGTTCGAAGTGCAGGAAAACATATCCGCGCTTCCCGGTGTGCTCGATCTGGCCAGCGCTGCCCAATTTGATCTGGGTGAAACCGCAAATATTGCCTCTAATATTCTGTCCAGCTTCAGCATGGAAGCAAACCAGATGGGCAAGGTTGCGGACATCCTGACTACAACCTTCACCACTTCGAATACCACTCTTGCTTCCCTGTCCTCGACAATGGCCAATGCTGGTTCCGTGGCTGCTGCCGCTGGAGCCAGCTTGGCTGATGTTGCGGCCATGGCTGGTAAACTCGGTGATGTTGGTATTGATGCATCCGTTGCCGGCACAGGTATCAAAATTATGTTTCAGCGGTTGCAGGCCCCAACGGGCGAGGCTGCAAAAGCTCTTGATAGTTTCGGTATTGCCACCAAAGACGCGGCAGGAAACATGTTGCCGATATTTGACATCTTGGGCGATCTGGAAACAGCCATGGATGGAATGGGTACGGCAGACCGCGCGGCCTACCTGAAAAAGATTTTCGGTGATGAGGCTGTCGGCTCCATCACCGCTCTGATGACTCAGGGAATTAGCACAGTTAAAGCATACGCCGATAGCCTTGAAGTTCCCGGCACAGCCTCTGCCGTCGCAGCCAAGCAGCTCGACAACCTAAACGGAGCTGTAACGATTCTTGGTTCTGCATGGGAAGGGCTTCAGATAACAATCGGATCAATTTTCTTACCCGTTTTGACCCCGCTGGTGCGCGGGATCACCGGAGTAGTTAATATTTTCAATTTTCTGGCCGGGCATCCCTTGGGTAAGGCTCTTCTGGCTGTTTCTGCCGCAATCGCTGGAGTGGTTGTCGTAGCTGGTCTTTTTTCTGCTGCCATGTGGGGAGCCTCCATAGCGGTCGGCGCACTTAATCTTTCCTTACTGGCTAACCCCTTCGTGCTTGCTGGCGCGGCTATTGTAGGTGTCATCGTTCTGGTCAACGAATTGCTTCAAGACGTTAAGGGGTTTGCCTCCCTCGGTGATATGTGGACTGAGGTTGTAAACGCTTTCAATAACATTGGTTGGCGTACCGGACTACAATTGCTTTGGGACAGTCTTTCTGATGGCTTCAAAGGTTTTCTCGGACTTCTGGCAACTGTGGCTATTTCAGCTTTAGCAATATTTGTCAGTCCTTTTGCCGCAGTTGTTGCAGTTATCGGCGGCCTTATCGCTGGTGTTGTGGCTGCAATAGCTTGGAATTTTGACAAGATAAGCGATTTTTTCACTGGTCTGGGCAGCAGCATCCTTTCAGGCTTATCGGCTGTTTTTGATGGCATGAAGTTTATGTTTCTCAACTTCACGCCCATGGGCCTATTGATCAAACACTTTGACGAGATCGTAAACTATCTGTCATCCATTGACCTCTCCGAGTGCGGCCGCAAACTCTGGACCACATTTACCGATGGCTTGAAGTCCATGATTTCCGCCCCGGTAGAAATTGTTAAATCCGGTCTACAGGCCATCCGCAACATGTTGCCGTTCTCCGATGCCAAGACCGGACCGCTGTCTACTCTCACACTCTCCGGGCAGCGCATGATGGAAACTCTGGCCACCGGAGTCGGAGCCGGTGCCGGATCATTGACCGATGCAGTATCTAGCGCTCTTGCTGATCCTGCTGCCGCTATCAGCTCCGGCCTTGATGCCGTGGGTAATTTCCTTTTCGGTGCAGAGCCTGAATTAGCTGTTGCCGGTGGCGCTCCTGCGCCGGAAGTTTCTCCGATCACTTCCAAACAAGCTCCGAAGACTTCCACCAGCTCAAAGCGCAGTTCGTCCAAGTCCGGCGGGATCACGATTCAAAACATGACCGTAACTCTGCCTAATGTGACTGACGCAGAAGGTTTTAAGCGTGAGCTGCAAAAGCTTTTGGAGAAGTACGATGGCTAATGGTTATTTGTCATGGGAAGACGGCGCAGTCGTGCTGGGTGGTTCCGAGCTGGACGGCATTTTACAGAACCTTTCTGTGCGCGGGGCGGTTTTGTTTGACCGGGCCGAACAAGATGGACTCAGCGGTAAAACCAAAATCCCCATGGGGTGGGAAGACGCTGACATCACCCTAGTTCTGCTGCTCGAAACTAATGAAGCTGCTGATTGCTACGACCGTCTGGAAGAATTGGACGCTCTGTTTAAGGGGCAGGACAGTAACGGCAATCCGCTGATCTTGGACGTGCGTAACCGTCATTGCCAAGCTCGGCATATTAACCAGGTCGTTTTTTCCGGTTTGGATTCTCAGGAGAACAACAAAGACGATGCCATCATAGCCTCGCTTGCTTTCTCTGAGCACCGCCCGGCAACGGTGGACACTGAAGAACGTGTTGTCGCTTCCGGCAAGGCTGCCCCGGCAATCAATGCTTCCGAGGAGTCCCGCTAATGCAGATTAACGGTGTACGCACTCATATTATGATCGGCGGAATTGAAATCTTGCGCTGCCCCCGGTTGGCCATCATGTCCCGTCGTGGTGCCCCCATGTGGACATTTGAGATTACCTTGCCCGATCCTATGGGCAAGATCGGCCGCGCGGTACGGCTCGGCGATGCGGTTAACATGGCCATCGGCTACCGCGATAAAGAGCCGGTACTGTGGGCCGGAACCGCGAAGGCCATGCGACCGGGCAACAAAGATCAGCTCATAGTCTCAGGCGTTGGCCGTGATGACGAGCAGCTTAACACCGTGACTGTCTGCCAGAGCTGGGAGAACGAAACACCTGAAGCAATAGTTCGCTATGCCGCAGGCCTGACCGGATTGCCCATTGCTCGCATTGATTCTCCCGGCGTGATTTTTCCACGGTTTGTTTCTTCGACCGTTCCCGTTTGGCAGTTGTCCAGACAAGCAACCGAGTCCTGCCAGCGCGGTTTCAATATCGACATGTCCAGATGGAAAATGTGGCTCGGTCCTGACGGTATCCACTGGGGAGATCATGACCAGCCCGGAACTATACCGACCATAGCGACCGGCGCAGGACTGCTTACGCACCTTCCGGCAGACAACCCCGCGGCACTCTCCAAGGTGGAAACATTTCTGCTTCCTGACCTCATGCACTCCCGTGTTTTCGGCCTGATCGACAACAAGCGCGGCATCAATGACAGCTTCCGCGCTTTGGATGTAACGCACCTGATCGAAAACACCTCAGCGCGGACCCATATCAGCTATGGAGTGGAATATGAGTACTGATGTGCTGTCACTCTTGAAGCGCGTTGTTGAATTGGCCATGCCGAATTTGCGCGCATACTACCGCATCACCCGCAAGGCCAAGGTTGTGGCCACATATGCGAGTGACGGTAAATACTGGGCAGACGTGCAGCCGCTTCGCAATGACGATTCTGTAGACGAAAACGAGCCAGTTATACCAAAAGTAGAGATCCCGATAATGTGGGCCGGTCCCCTGCGCGGGGTGGTTTGTCCGCCGCTGCCCGGCACGTACTGCGACATTACCTATTATGACGGCGATCCGGATTACCCGCGTATTTCAAATTTCCGCTGGCACGTATCCCAAGCGCCTGAGTGCGAAGTGGATGCATTTATCATTCAGCAGACTCCCGGCGTACATATCAAAATTGATGCTGAGAGCAATATTATCCACTTCACCCCGGCCAACAGGATCAGCGAGATCGGCAGCGATCGCACCAGCAAAATCGGGGACAACCAAGTTGAGAATGTCGGCAAAAACAACACGCGCTTGGTTGGTGACGATGAGACTATCACCGTCAGCCAGAACAAGACCGAAAACGTTGAACAACATCGTGTTTCCAACATAACCGGCGATGATGAAACTAACGCTGCAAACTGGACAGTCGAGGTAAGCGGGACAGCTCTGGTAAAGGCCGAACACATCAAAATGCAGGCTGAGCAAATTACCCGTCAGGGCAATGAAACCACAACCGGCACTGATGGAGAGATCGGCACATCTAAAGAACGCACCCATCGCACTCACGAAGGCAGCTACACTTTAAACGGCAACCAACACATTGAAGGTGATCTTCATGTCACCGGCAACATTTACGCCGGAAGCAGAACAGGGAGCACAGTATGATTGCTGATGTTTATGGTCAGGACATAAAGCTTGATGCTGATCTGCAAGCCGTAGTTGCTGCCAATGGCGAATTGGTTCTCACTGACGGACCGGATACCGGAGTGCAGGATATTAAGCTGGCCCTGTTTACGTATTTGAAAACGCTCTTTTACGACATCGAGCACGGCAGCACCATCCTTGACTGGATTAAAGACGAATCTACCAGCGAGACTCGCAGCGCGTTCTGTGTTGAGGTTAAGCGCTGCATCCATACTGATCCGCGCGTGGTTCCCATGTCTGCCAAATGCCAAATTACCAGCTGGGATCACACTGGAATTATCGCCGCTGCGAGCTGGCGTTTTATTGACGTAACCCATCCGTTCAACCTTGTTTTTGAAGTTGGCGCGGACGGACGAATTGAAGAGGTGAAGGCTGATGTCAATCCCCGTTAAAAAGTCACTCGCAGATGTCCGCGAAATGATTTTTCAGCGCATTGAGGAAGTGCAGGACGAGTACGCCGCTAAAGGTTGGCTACCTAACCGTCTGAACCTGAATAAAGGCGTCATCCGTGGCTTGATAGAAGTCTTCGCTTTCAGTCTTTACCAGCTGTATGTGCTGCTGAGTGTTATTCTGGCTAATGCATTCCCCAAGACTGCGACCGGCGATTGGTCCGATCTGCATGCCAATCAGGTGGAGTTGACCCGCAAAGGTGCAACCAAGGTCAGTGGGAGTGTTATTTTTAGCGGTGAGGAGTCCGGCAATATCAAAATACCTGCTGGCAGAATTATTAAGACCTCACCGGACGGTACCGGAGCTGTTTACCGCTTCATCACCACTGAGGATGCAATTATGCCTGATGGCCAGACCAGCGTGACCGTGCCGGTGGAAGCTGAAGAGTATGGACGTGGGGCTAATGCCGCGCCTGGTCAGATTAATGAAATTTCTACCTCCATCCCCAAAGTTACGGCAGTTACTAATGGTTCGGATTGGATGGCCAGCGAAGGAGCAGACGAGGAAACCGACTCCCAGCTCGGAACTCGTTATGTACTTCGCTGGCTCGAAAAGAACGGCTGCACCAAATACGCCTACGAAAGCTGGGCCATGTCAGTTCCCGGTGTAATTGCGGTAACGGTCCTCGACCAGCACCCACGCGGTCAAGGCACTGTGGACGTTGTTGTTAAAGGCTCCAATGGTATTCCCACTGACGAACTTCTTAATAAAGTTCGCATGGCCATAGCTGAAAATTTCCCGGTCAATGATGACTGGATTGCCAAAGGCCCGACCGCAATCGGCGTCGCGATCCGCGCGGAGCTGGTCATCGTCTCCGGTTCCCCGGATGCAATCATTGCCGAGGTAGAAAACAGGGTTCGCGCTCTTTTTACCGACCCCACAACCGTGTCAGGCATAAGCCCGCTTCAGATCGGCGAAGACCTGACCATGGACCGCCTCGTGTCTACCATCATGGCCGTGCCGGGCGTGAAATCCATAACTTGGGAAGCTCCGATCGCTGACACACTGGTTGCTGCTGACGCGCTGGCCGTGCTTCAGAACCTAGCATTCACTACTAAATGGGCAGAGGCTGCATAATGGATTTTCGCGATTACATTTTTAAAACTCTGCGCTGGTCGCTTTGCCTGCGTCCCGGTCCTATTGCGGCCGTGGTGCATGGCCTGGCGCGGGTATTTAATGATGTTGTCGGCGATATGTACTGGCTCCGCGACCAGATGAACCCGGCAACCTGCGAATTGCTGTTTCTGGAACCTCTGGCCGAGTCCCGCGGGATTACCCGCCATCGCCTTGAAGTTGACGACGATCTGTTCAGACAGCGCGTGGTCAAAGCCTTTGCATGGCAGTTACTCGGCGGCA encodes the following:
- a CDS encoding phage tail tape measure protein, whose translation is MEIFDVFATFGILDNISGPLGGIRQGFAQTEAAGGRLSSAMGSLTKSLLPFIAAAGIFLATLAPAVGTAANFEAAISGVGSVSGASVVEMQKLEQAALDLGASTAWSASEVASAEKSLAMAGFEVQENISALPGVLDLASAAQFDLGETANIASNILSSFSMEANQMGKVADILTTTFTTSNTTLASLSSTMANAGSVAAAAGASLADVAAMAGKLGDVGIDASVAGTGIKIMFQRLQAPTGEAAKALDSFGIATKDAAGNMLPIFDILGDLETAMDGMGTADRAAYLKKIFGDEAVGSITALMTQGISTVKAYADSLEVPGTASAVAAKQLDNLNGAVTILGSAWEGLQITIGSIFLPVLTPLVRGITGVVNIFNFLAGHPLGKALLAVSAAIAGVVVVAGLFSAAMWGASIAVGALNLSLLANPFVLAGAAIVGVIVLVNELLQDVKGFASLGDMWTEVVNAFNNIGWRTGLQLLWDSLSDGFKGFLGLLATVAISALAIFVSPFAAVVAVIGGLIAGVVAAIAWNFDKISDFFTGLGSSILSGLSAVFDGMKFMFLNFTPMGLLIKHFDEIVNYLSSIDLSECGRKLWTTFTDGLKSMISAPVEIVKSGLQAIRNMLPFSDAKTGPLSTLTLSGQRMMETLATGVGAGAGSLTDAVSSALADPAAAISSGLDAVGNFLFGAEPELAVAGGAPAPEVSPITSKQAPKTSTSSKRSSSKSGGITIQNMTVTLPNVTDAEGFKRELQKLLEKYDG
- a CDS encoding bacteriophage T4 gp5 trimerisation domain-containing protein, whose protein sequence is MSTDVLSLLKRVVELAMPNLRAYYRITRKAKVVATYASDGKYWADVQPLRNDDSVDENEPVIPKVEIPIMWAGPLRGVVCPPLPGTYCDITYYDGDPDYPRISNFRWHVSQAPECEVDAFIIQQTPGVHIKIDAESNIIHFTPANRISEIGSDRTSKIGDNQVENVGKNNTRLVGDDETITVSQNKTENVEQHRVSNITGDDETNAANWTVEVSGTALVKAEHIKMQAEQITRQGNETTTGTDGEIGTSKERTHRTHEGSYTLNGNQHIEGDLHVTGNIYAGSRTGSTV
- a CDS encoding baseplate assembly protein; protein product: MIADVYGQDIKLDADLQAVVAANGELVLTDGPDTGVQDIKLALFTYLKTLFYDIEHGSTILDWIKDESTSETRSAFCVEVKRCIHTDPRVVPMSAKCQITSWDHTGIIAAASWRFIDVTHPFNLVFEVGADGRIEEVKADVNPR
- a CDS encoding baseplate J/gp47 family protein; the encoded protein is MSIPVKKSLADVREMIFQRIEEVQDEYAAKGWLPNRLNLNKGVIRGLIEVFAFSLYQLYVLLSVILANAFPKTATGDWSDLHANQVELTRKGATKVSGSVIFSGEESGNIKIPAGRIIKTSPDGTGAVYRFITTEDAIMPDGQTSVTVPVEAEEYGRGANAAPGQINEISTSIPKVTAVTNGSDWMASEGADEETDSQLGTRYVLRWLEKNGCTKYAYESWAMSVPGVIAVTVLDQHPRGQGTVDVVVKGSNGIPTDELLNKVRMAIAENFPVNDDWIAKGPTAIGVAIRAELVIVSGSPDAIIAEVENRVRALFTDPTTVSGISPLQIGEDLTMDRLVSTIMAVPGVKSITWEAPIADTLVAADALAVLQNLAFTTKWAEAA